A window of Pseudophryne corroboree isolate aPseCor3 chromosome 1, aPseCor3.hap2, whole genome shotgun sequence genomic DNA:
aatgtggaccccagcatcctctacagactacaagaaaaggatttaccggtaggtaattaaaatcctatttttgacgtCTTACAGGGAATGTTATCTTGGAGCTTTCCAAAGAGAAGCCAAATGAACGTATGCTAGACAGACAGGCGGCACAATTTACTGCCTCCATGCAGAAAGTGGAATCTGAGCTCTCTGGGCAAATACGTTATCTTACACAGGTAAGGCCTACTAAGTAGAATAGCATCATAGAAGAAGTACGTTTTATTGAGAACTGTTGAAACTGGCATGACATAGAAAGTGCCAGTCTGGGCTTACAGAGTGTAAGAGTGGCTGCATTTTATTAAGGTTCTCCTTAACATGTTTTCAATGTAAGTGGGGGGATTCGCGATCCCAGCTAAGATTATCGCACCTCACGAAAAATCAGCTTATGACAGCCTGTGCGCTAcccgtgaggggaggggggggggggggggttgggggaaaGGGAGGTGTGTAATTTGTGGTTCTGAACAAAATTCCTACATTTTCACCTTTTTAAAATAGGGATTTGAGAAATTTGCTATAAtccctatggagacttatcgccAATAACTTTTCACTACTAATTGGAgttttactgaaacttggtgggatgaatctcatgattggacggtcaatctagagggctatacactgtttaggagagacagactaaataaaaagggtggaggggtctgtctgtacgtaaagccgtttttaaaacctaatatatgggaagatattcaggaggggactgtagacactgttgagacattatgggtagagattgcatgcggggaaaaaggaacaaaaaagttagtattgggtgtatgctataggccgcctggtatcaacgcatctgatgatgaattgttactaaagcaaattgaaaaagcagcaggagcaggagacatagtagtgatgggagattttaactatccagagataaactggaaaaacgattcatgtgatactgctaggggcagtatgtttttaaacacactaaatgataactacctagtccaactaattgaggaaccaactaggtacaatgcaatcttagacctggtattaacaaacaatcaggatttggtatcgggtattatagtaggggaacccataggaaacagcgaccacaatatggtcacattcaatatcagtttctacaaacagccctatactggctcaactaggactttaaactttagcaaagcaaattttgaaaagatgagggtatttttcagggatattgaatgggaaggtttgtttttaggaaaaaatactatggagaaatgggaggtactaaaattcctgctagctaaaaatacactcaaatatattcctatgagtagcaaaaaagggaataaaaatcataaaccgatgtggcttaacaaaaagattaaggaactttatgggcaagaaaaggcgagcatttaaaaaaatacaaatctgacggggaagcagagtcatttcagcactataaggaatgtaacaaaaattgcaaaaaggaaataagagcggctaaagtagaaactgaaaaactagtagcaaaggaaagcaaagcgaatcccaaaaaattatttaaatacattaatagcaagagattaaaaaaggagagtataggccctttgaaagacaagttgggagtcttaagcaaaaatgataatgacatagcggacacactaaattagtttttttcaacagtattcactagagaggacccagttcagggactgacacacaatctcaataatgacaatatcacactgataggtacttatttaagcgaggaagtagtctgtgaccgattaaaacatttaaagattaataaatcacaagggcccgatggtattcatccaagggttctaatggagcttcactctgaactggcaaaaccgctatctttgatctttgaggattcagttatatcaggtatggttcccaaagactggcgtatagcggaagtagtgcctatattcaaaaagggaagtaaagctgaaccaggtaattatagaccagttagtcttacatctatagtggggaaagtattggaaggtattctaagagatagtattcagaagttccttgaaaccaataaggtcattaaaaggaatcaacatgggtttatgaaggaccgatcctgtcaaaccaacttacttggcttttatgaaacagtaagcgcaaacctagatcagggtaaagacgtggatgtaatctttttagactttgccaaagcgttcgatactgtaccacacatgagacttatatacaagctacaagaatcagggctaggaagcacaatatgcacttgggtcaaaaactggttagataataggaagcagcgcgttgtggttaatggatctttttcaacttggactgaagtgctaagtggtgtgccgcaaggctcagtattaggaccgctattgttcaatattttcattaacgacctaacagaaggtctagagagcatggtgtcaatttttgcagatgataccaaattgtgtaaggctataaatacagaggaggatgccgagtctcttcagaacgacttagttaaattagaagcatgggcagccaaatggagaatgtgcttcaacacagacaagtgtaaggtaatgcactgtggtaacaagaacaaaaattacacctacctactaaatggggtaaaattaggggattctgtactggaaaaggacttaggtgtcctcatagatagcaagctaagcagtagtacccaaagtaggactgcagcaaagaaggctaataagatattagcatgcataaaacggggtattgatgctagggacgagagtattatactcccgttatataaatcactagtgaggccacaccttgaatactgtgtacagttctgggcaccgtactacaaaaaggatatcctggagcttgaaaaggtacagaggagggcgaccaaactaattaagggcatggagacgatggaatacaaggaaaggcttgaaagactaggcatgtttacattggaaaagcggagactaagaggggatatgatcaacacctacaaatatataaggggacaatacacagagcttgcgcgggacctgtttttggttagatcaacacagaggactcgtggacactcgctcaggttagaggaaaggagattccgcacaatacggcgtaaaggctttttcacggtaaggacaatacgtgtttggaattccctgcccgagggagttgtaatggcggaatctgtcaacacctttaagaatgggttagataaattcctattggataaggatatccaggggtatggtgcatagtcatgcattatagttactataaatagggataaaatgcaatggctgacagcagcatcagtcagaaattttagtcaaatcatcatgcataggacaccacaaataggttgaactcgatggacaattgtcttttttcaacctcagatactatgttactatgataccaAGTTACCGCAAATGCGAAAAACCGCGTTGTCGCAGGTAACTGGATACTGCCCTTTGACTGCATAGAAATGTATTCTGTATGTTGAGAAATGTTCATATGTTAGTGACTATAATCAATATTTACCCAAATTACATCCTGTGACATCCATACAGATCTCCTACAGTGCCTCACAAACTGCTTATAAATGTTAGAGGTTCCCATcctatcttaagctgggtacacacgtacCCGATCCCTGGCTGATCAGGTTAAATGCTCCCGattatcttaaggtgcatacacacggagcgatatagacaaaatcgctcagaaagttagtgcatatcgccctGTGTgtgcacagccagcgatagcgatgcgcgtccccgccaggtcgctatcgctgctaaaaatagactgtgcaggcaagtcaatttcgaCTAGGTCGTTGGAAAAGTGAAAACATCCCCCTgtttgaatgagttagccaaaatcgcttgcacacttggtcaaaatcgctggtaaaatcagtcaaaatctcctactgccagttcaagggaaatcgctccatCAAAATCTCTCCATATGTatgcaccttgggggtcattccgagttgatcgctagctgctgttcgcagcgcagcgatcaggctaaaaatcggcacttctgcgtatggtgcgcacttcgcatgcgcgacgtactttcacaaaagcagatgtaattttacacaaggtctagcaacgcttttcagtcgcactgctcgccgcagagtgattgacatgaagtgggtgtttctgggaggtaactgaccgttttcggggagtgtgctgaaaaaggcaggcgtgccagataaaaacgcaggagtggctggggaaacgggggagtggctggccgaacgcagggcgtgtttgtgacgtcaaaacaggaactaaatagtctgaactgatcgcaaggtaggagtaggtctgcagctactctgaaactgcacaatctttttttgtagcagcgctgcgatccattcgttcgcacttctgctaagatacagtcccagagggcggcggcttagcgtttgcactgctgctaaaagcagctagcgagcgaacaactctgaatgagggcccttaAGCTTTGTGTATCCAGAGTGACCCCCTCTGAGGCGGCAGCAGCAGTGAGTTAAGCGGCTCCTCTATGGGAATTGGAAGGTCGGCTGTGGATCACATAAGGTACAGCCTCCTGATCCCATCCATTGCAGGAGCTTCATAAGCCATTTATCGGCTAACGCTCTGGCATCggtactgcatacacacctatataaTCGTCTGCTGTTCACCCAATATCTGGGAATAACGAGTACAATTATTCAATGTATAACTATAGCAGCTTCCTAAATTTTCATGCTCCAGATAGagtaggcattcccaacctctgttttcaaggcacactaacaatccaggttttagtgatgtccatTACTATTTCAAGAATAATCCCTTTTCATGAATGACCCTGTAGATTTTTGTTCTGAGCCTTAAGATGCGTACACACTAGGTGAtcgatatcgctcattttcacccttctgagcgatataatttgtaatattgtccagtgtgtatgcactgtatcatTAATGATGCACGCTccgtctgtgcatgcagctcaaaatGGACCATACCATACAAAATTGCATGTTCGGGCCGGCCGCagcgtgacgtcactgaacgatgtAGTTAGCGTTATCGTTCACTGTGTATCTGCTCCCTGGGAGTCAAGGGAAAACACTAGACTATATCGCTCACGGAGCCAATCGtcttgtgtgtacccacctttagaccggtatttgagaaattctgtcctcaggatcccaaacagtttgagaaccaatgaTTACTGTTTTTTAGTGATAAACTATCTTGGATGTATATTTTTGGAGTTGACCTGTAGGTCGTCATAATATCTTGGCATACGTTTGTGTGGGTCCTTGCTCAGATTCTTGATCGCTCTCCTCTCACGGTTACTTGGCCATAACTCATTGCATAATGGTCACATCTACCTGTTGTCCCTTATGCTATGCTAGCTTACAGATTACTCTGTAAATGTTTTGTTTTCTATACTTTTCTCTATTTAGTGATACTGACCTGTACCAATTGTATCCTATTTGTGATGTATCCTAATGTATTTTTTGAAGTGTTTAGATAGTGTAGAgaggggtgtgttttttttttttttttttttttttaaatataattttagaaTGTCTTTATTGTGACATTGTGTATGTGATCTATTTTTCCTTACCTATGCAGGTGGCCACAGGGCAGCCACATGAAGGCTCCAGCTATAGTTCTCGCAAGGATGGCACAATGGCACTCAACAGAATTGACTATGCCCGAGTAAAGTTAGCGGAGCTATGCCGGACATGTGAACAGATGCTGGAACAGCCCTGACCTACATGAGGATGAACAAAATATATTTAAATGGATGGACCTTTCAGAAAGTACATCAGGAATAGATGaaccttaaaaaaaaaacatgtttggatACAAAATTAACTTTAGGCATGAAGGTACCCACCATTTCCAAAATGTTTGCTAGCAACACCTTTCATTGGCCAGACAGGCCACAGGAAAAAACATTTCTATATATTTATCATAAACCAGCTGGTATTTTTCACTGTATGACAACTATATTTATAACATAAATGCCAAACTTTAATCAATATCTTGCTTGTATATTTTGCATTGCTTAAATGTGTGTTATTTACTCATGGGCAGCTACAGCCATAAATTTTTTCCAAACTCTTATTTTTACAAATATTTGTCGCCTTTCCCAATTACAACACCATTCTCAGTCATTGCTGAGCCTGTGATTGGTAGATGACTGGGGAAGTTGTAGTTAAATCCAGACAAGCTGCACTTTGTAGATCACTGGTCTGTCTCCGCATATTTGTAATTGGTTAACAATGGCTACAGCCCAGTAGAATACTGTATTTTGAAATAAAAACATTAACAATCTGAGGAGCATTTATTTCCCCCCTAAATCTCATtactgttccttttttttttttttttttttaaagcaatcaagtttaaaaaaaaaaaaagaagctctcCTCAGATTAATGTTTTTATGTCAAAATACAGTATTCTAAATGTTTAAATGGAATAAAACATTCTAACTTAAATTTCCAGTGTCACGACAAGATCCATACGTGATTGTGTGGGTATGACAGGGTTAATCAAAACacaacctcctggtctgtctaatTATTATTAAAGTTCCCTGAAATTGAATCTCTCCTCACTATTCACCATCAAGTTCTCTCATCCCTAAAATTAGTTTAAGCGTTACTTAATAGTCACTTGTCTGAAACTGGGATCATTAGCTAAATTTGATCAGCTGTCCTGTAGCTCAGACAGTTATCtccctttttaaatgtaaaaacCAAGCCAATCTTGAATATGATTCCATTAAGAACACAGACAGGATGTTATTAATTAAAATTTAATATGACTAAGTTGCAATGCTTATATTAAAAAGGATAACTATTAAATGCAGAAAGGCAAAGTGCATGTGTTTCAACATTTTTGAGAACGTGCAGTAGGAGTTTGTTACGTCATTTGCATAGAATAAAAGTATATCTAAATCAGCATCTATATCGGTGAGTTCACAGGTTACAATTCGTATCTGAATTCCATAAACATGACGGCTGATGACAAAAATGTACACTGAATGCAAAAAGTCATGTGTTTGGTGTCTAGTATAATTTAGGACCTCTTCTAGCTTAGTGAAGTGCAGCAACTTGATGCGGCATCTGTTCAATATGTGAACATAAGACCACTGGAGAGATGTTGACCCCATGCCATCTGTATAGTATCCCCCAGCTCCCGgatatttgtaggtgcaggatcttAGGTGTTCATGTTGGGTGAATGTGTTAGCCACACCATTCATCGGAACTCTCCAGAATGCTGTTTGAACATATTCTGGACATTTTGGGATGGTGtattatcctgctggaatattccattgTTGCGGGGGGTACATGGAATCCATGAAGGGCTGCAGTTGGTCACAAAGATCTGTAACGTAGCGGTTACTGGTCAATAACTTATTTAGACAGACCAGCAGACCCAACCATGCcttgtgaacacaccccacaccattatgaAACCACCACTAGCACGGTGCCTAATTGACAACTGGGGTCCATGACCTCATGGGGGCTGCACCACACCCAAACCCTACCATCAGTCTGAAACAAGGGGGAGCGGGCCCAGATAAGACTGTTAATGGGCACGCTGGTGACTCTTCTGCCCCTTTGTCCCATGGACTCTAAAGAATGCAgcactgacctgctggatatgcATTGAATGTGGATGTAACTTAACCCAATGTTGCTTGTCTGTTACCACAGGCAATTGTGGCCAGATACTGCTGTTTACGATCATTTAGTACCCGTGGTTGGCCAATGCGCATCCCACGGGTGGGTGGAAATGTCTTCCGTGAGGTATTCCTGGTACATAAGTGAAACTGTAGATTGAGTAATGATGAATGTCTGCACAACTTTGAAAATGGACTTCACCATCCGTCGGGATCCACTATCATGCCCCATTCAAAATCCAATAATTCACGTGTTTTTGTCATGAGCAGCCTAGCTTGTGTTAAAACTGACTCACAAGATGTTCAATTACAACTGATGCAGGCTCCAAGATATCTCAGTACGGCGGTGACACCTACCATTACTTTTATATACAGCGATCATATGGCACTTTATCGTATGTTATCCTCAGTATGAGTATACTGGGAATATGCTTAGCTCTTTTCCCATTTAGTGCTAGCTGGTCAGCCCAAATGCAGCCTTTATATTCTAGTTGGGTATTTGGTACCTTTTTATAATTTGGAATCACAAGTAAGAAAAGCCAGAGGTTTATCAAataaagcaggggtggccagactttggagtctgcgatctactttgaaagcgaaAAAGCgtgtaaaaaagggg
This region includes:
- the MED11 gene encoding mediator of RNA polymerase II transcription subunit 11 isoform X2, translating into MATYSLANERLRILEEIEREIATILLNAGNVILELSKEKPNERMLDRQAAQFTASMQKVESELSGQIRYLTQVATGQPHEGSSYSSRKDGTMALNRIDYARVKLAELCRTCEQMLEQP
- the MED11 gene encoding mediator of RNA polymerase II transcription subunit 11 isoform X1, with the protein product MYVRCNFFPAYSTGLVKSVIPNSTMATYSLANERLRILEEIEREIATILLNAGNVILELSKEKPNERMLDRQAAQFTASMQKVESELSGQIRYLTQVATGQPHEGSSYSSRKDGTMALNRIDYARVKLAELCRTCEQMLEQP